The Labilibaculum sp. sequence AAGATAGCAAAGGAATTTAATGTTTTAATGGAAAAAGACACTGTAGCTCATCATAAAAAATATTGGGACAAGGCAGTAAGTCGTTCCTTAAATTGGATCGATTCTGATGAATAAAAAAATCTATTTTTTATAAAGAAAGAGGATGTCTCATAACAAAGTAGACATCCTCTTTTTCATGATCTTTTGTTTTTTTGAGATTAAACTGCCTTATACTGCTTATTTGTTTTTGGAAGTCTTTTTTACCTCCAATATGCAAAACAGAGGTTTCATATAGAGGAAATAGGACTTCAAAAGAATTAAGAAAGGCCGTTAGGCCACTTTTCTACTATTCATTTTCTTAAGATTTATGGCTAGAGCCAATAATCCCATTTCGATTTCTACTTTTTCTTTGCCACGAAGTAAAAATCGTTTAAATCCTTTATTGTGTTTAAGGTTACCAAAAGCGGCCTCTACATCAACCGGTCTTTGACTCCTGTGCTTCAATCCTTCTTCTGAGGTTAAATGTTCTCGTGCTTTACTTCTTAATTCGTTAAGTCGGTGATTAATCTGAATCGTTCGATTACCTTTTGCTTTGTGACACATCCCCCTAAGTGGGCATCCGTTACAGTTTTGAGCTTGATAAACATGGATTGTCTTAAAATGACCGGCTTGGCTTTTTTCCTTTTTTATCTTCTTAAGATTCATTACTTGTCCCATTGGGCAGTAGTAAATATCCTGTTTAGAGTCGTAGAATAAATTGTTGGGGTGAAACTCGCAATAAGTTTTGGCTCCCTTCTTTTGTTCTTTATGAAAGTAATTGTATTTCACAAAAGAGGTTAATCCTTCCGCTTCAAGAAATTCATAATTCTCCTCAGACCCATAACCGGAATCTGCACATACGCTGTTTAGTTTGTCTGGATACAACTGTTGAACCTCTTTCATATGAGGTATAAAGGTTTTTGTATCGGTTGGATTATTATGGTTTGAATAATTTACAATGAATTGATTTTGTGTGCTAAACTGCAGGTTATATCCTGGTTTTAGCTGACCATTTTGCATATAGTCATCCTTCATTCGCATAAAGGTTGCATCCGGATCCGTTTTTGAATAACTATTTCGCTCTTCCAATATCTTTAGCTTTTGCTCGTTTTTTCGGAGATTATCAGCATAATTCTTCTTGGCATAGTTGAGTTGCCGGCGTTTCTTAGCATCCACTTTCTTATCCCTCAAGGCCTCATTAATTGTCTCAATGGTCTGCTCTATTTTTTCTGGATCAACATCACTTAAATCGGGCTTACTTACATTTGCTAAATCCGATTTGGCTACCTGCTCTGTATAATCCCAAAGTTCCCCCAACCGATCCTTCATGCGTTGGATATTCTTTTGAATGGCTTTACCCCAAACAAACGAAAACTTATTTGCATTGGCCTCGATCTTGGTGCCATCGACATATATGGTTTGTAGATCAATATGTCCGGAATCTACCAGTAACAGGACTACTTGACTGAACACTTCCTTTAAAACACCTTTTAATCGACTGCTTCTAAAGCGGGCAATCGTATTGTGATCTGGCTTTTGCATCCCTGACAACCACATGAAATGTACATTTTCTGATGCCGCCTGCTCTATTTTTCGAGAGGAATATACATTACACAAATAGGAATAAACTAATAACTTAAGCATCATTTTGGGATGATAGGCCTTTGCTCCCGTATAACTGTATTTTTCAAGGATACGATCTATCTGGACACCATCAATAATACTGCTGATGGTACGAACAGGGTGTTCAGATGATATGAAATCCGAGAGAGAAGGCGGAAAAAGAATCATCTGGTTTTGATGATAGGCTTTGAAATGAGATTTTTGAGGGACTAATTTCATATCTCTAAAATAAGAAATCAGTGATAAATATAAAAAACTATAAAACGAAAAAGAGACTATCTCATTTGAGACAGCCTCTTTCTTGTTTATAGAAGTTTGTTTCTTTATTTTAAAGAATTACAACACTTATTTTTAACATTAAGTGACTGATTAATAGCAACCTATTAGTGTATGGTGAAATTTAGATTAAATAAAAATTAACGATTATAATACCACATACCTTGCAAAGCTAAGTATTTTATTTAGCTTTGTAAGGAAGGATTTATTAAAGGCTTTAGAAAAATCTAAATAATAAACCGAAGGAAGTAATACTTCCAATTTTTTTCACAAGAAACATAGTTATACTATGTACTGTGTATACAGATTTAATTTTTAAATGAAAATTATTTAGCAATGGAAGATCAGAGATTTAATTTAGAAGTAGGCGATCGCCTTTACGACTTTTTCCTCGACATTTTGGTGCTGCAAAAAAACAACTGTGTTCGCGATGAGGAAAATGTTTATGGAAGTATTTGGGAGTTTTGGGAAAAAGAACTTTAATAGTTCAGATTAGGAATAAACTGTTTATTGAACTGTTATGGAAAGAGATAGGATGATTAGGGAAATTGAAAAATTGGATCAGAAGTGGGATGTTATCATTGTTGGTGGAGGTGCTTCAGGTTTAGGAGCCGCCATTGAATCGGCTACAAGAGGATATAAAACCTTACTTTTGGAACAAGATGATTTCGCTAAAGGCACATCGAGCAGGAGTACAAAGTTGGTGCATGGAGGAGTTCGTTATTTGGCACAAGGAAATATTTCTCTTGTGTTGGAAGCACTTCGGGAGAGAGGTTTAATGAAGCAAAATGCTCCGCATTTAGTGAAAGATCAATCCTTTATTATTCCTAATTATACTTGGTGGGGAACTCCTTACTATACATTGGGACTTACCTTGTATGATTTGATGGCTGGAAAATTAAGTTATGGACGTTCTTTGCCTTTTTCAAAAAAACGCACGTTAAAATATATTCCAACCTTACAAGAGAAAAACCTTTGTGGTGGTGTTGTTTATCATGATGGTCAGTTTGATGACGCTCGGTTGGCGATTAATATGTGCCAAACATTTGTAGAAAATGGTGGTGTTGCCCTAAACTACATGAAGGTAGATGGATTAAAGAAATCCAACGGGAAAGTTAATGCTGTATTGGTAACAGATATGGAAAGCGGCTCCAAATATACATTAAAAGCGAAGGTTATTCTAAATGCTACTGGTGTATTTGTTGATGAAATCATTAAAATGGATGAGCCAAAAGCTAGAGATATAGTAAAGGTTAGTCAAGGAGTTCATTTGGTTTTGGATAAAGAATTTGTTCCAGGAGATTACGCGATTATGATTCCAAAAACAGATGATGGACGTGTTCTTTTTGCAGTACCTTGGCATAATAAGGTTGTAGTTGGTACAACTGATGTGCATAAGGATTCGGCAGAGTTGGAACCAAGAGCTTTGGAAGAAGAGGTTAACTTCATTTTAGAAACCGCAGGAAGATTCTTAACAAAACCTCCCAAAAGGTCAGACGTAAGAAGTGTATTTGCAGGATTAAGACCTTTGGCAGCACCAAGTGGTGAGGGTAAAAAAACCAAAGAGATTTCGAGAGGACATAAAATTGTAGTTTCAAAATCAGGAATGGTTACAATTACTGGTGGTAAATGGACTACTTACCGTCAAATGGCAGAGGATGTTGTTAATACAGTTTCAAAAACAGGTAACCTTCCGGAAAAGAAATCGATTACCCGTAATTTAAAAATACATGGTTATAAGAACGGTATAGACTTAAAGAATCCATTGCATTTCTACGGTTCCGACGAAAAAAATATTTTAGATCTAGCCAAAAAAGAAGATGGTTTGGGAGACTATTTGAGCAAAAAGTTGAAGGTGATTAATGCTCAGGTGGTTTGGGGAGCAAGACATGAGATGGCCAGAACAGTTGAAGATATTTTATCACGAAGAACAAGATGTTTACTCTTGGATGCAAAAGAAAGTATTCTGATCGCTCCTAAGGTTGCTGAATTGCTAGCCAAAGAATTAGGGTATGACAAACAATGGGAAGAAAATCAAATTAAAGAATATAGTGAGTTAGCATCTCGATATATATTACAATAGTTAGTACTTGAGGAAGTGGATTTGCGATGAGAAGTTAGCAGTACTTCGGGAATTTAATAGGTACTGTTATAATTGTTAGTTATAATAATATTAATCAGTTAGTTTTTGGCACAAAATTAACTCAGCGCAAATCCACTTAAACTTTGCACCAGAAAGATGGCGGTTACTTTACAATTGCCAATCTTCCATCCTCAAAAAAAACATGGAAATTTTATTTTTCCAGTAGATAATTCATGTTGATGTAGGTGAGATCTTAAAAAAAGTTTTTTTTTCGCATCTTCGCAATCGATTACAAATTCGATTAAGGGACAATGAGGAGATGAGATATTTGCAGATTAGAAAACCAAATAACACAATAACCCAAAATTAGAATTAATATGAAAGACAAGTTTATTTTAGCGCTTGATCAAGGAACGACTAGTTCTCGTGCGATCGTTTTCAACAAAAAAGGCGAAATGATTAGTACTGCACAAAAAGAGTTTACACAAATTTTCCCTCAGCCAGGATGGGTGGAGCATGATGCAAACGAAATTTGGTTTACTCAAGCTGGTGTAGCAGCAGAAGCAATCACACATGCAGGTGTTGACGGAAAAAGCATTGCCAGTATTGGTATTACAAATCAGAGGGAGACAACAGTAGTTTGGGATCGTGAAACTAGTGAGCCGATTTATAATGCAATCGTTTGGCAAGATAGAAGAACTTCAAAATATTGTGATGAATTAAGAGTGGCCGGACATGCTGATATGATTCAGGATAAGACAGGATTGATTATTGATTCCTATTTTTCAGGAACTAAAGTAAAGTGGATTCTTGACAATGTTGAAGGTGCTCGTGAAAAAGCAGAGGCAGGAAAATTAGCTTTTGGAACTATTGATAGCTGGTTAATCTGGAAATTAACAAAAGGTGAAGTTCATGTAACTGACGTATCTAACGCAAGTAGAACTTTACTTTATAACATTAACACTCTTGAGTGGGATACTGAAATGTTGGAGTTACTAAACATTCCAGGAAGTATGTTGCCAGAGGTGAAGTCTTCTTCTGAAGTATATGGATATACAACTTCTACATTATTTGCTCATAAAGTACCTATAGCAGGTATCGCTGGTGACCAGCAGGCTGCAACTTTCGGACAAATGTGTATTGAGCCGGGTTCTGTTAAGAATACTTATGGTACAGGTTGTTTCATGCTTTGTAATACAGGTAATAAACCAGTAAAATCTAAAAATAACTTGCTTACAACTATTGGTTGGAAAATTAATGGTGAAACTACATACTGTTTGGAAGGAAGTATCTTCATGGGTGGAGCTATTGTTCAGTGGCTGCGCGATGGATTAGGTATCATTAAGTCATCTTCAGATGTTGAGGCATTAGCTACTTCAGTAAAAGATAACGGTGGTGTGTTCATGGTTCCAGCTCTTACAGGTTTAGGTGCTCCACATTGGGATCAGTATGCCAGAGGAACAATTGTAGGTCTTACAAGAGGTTCAACAGCTGCTCACATTGCACGAGCTGCTCTGGAAGGAATCGCTTTTCAGGTAATGGATGTTTTGAAGTCTATGGAAGCTGATGCTGGAATCGAAATTAGAGAATTACGTGTTGATGGTGGTGCAGCAATTAACAACTTGTTAATGCAATTCCAGTCGGATATGTTAGATGCTCCGGTTTACCGTCCTAAGACTCTTGAAACAACAGCTTTGGGAGCAGCTTACTTAGCTGGTTTAGCAGTTGGATATTGGGAGGGTATTGATGATATTAAAAATCAGTGGCAGATGGATCAGAAATTCGAACCAACAATGGCTAAAGACGAATCTAAGAGACTTATTTCTGGTTGGAATAAAGCTTTAGGACGTTCTAAGAATTGGGATATCGAAGCGTAAGTTTAAACAAAAACTATTTGAATGAATGCCAGATTTGTGAAGGACCGATCTGTGATGTAGAAACAATCTGGCATTTTATTTTTTTAATAACAAAACCGTTTAATATTTTATATTATGAGCGAATTTATTGCAGAATTTTTAGGAACAATGCTACTAATTTTACTAGGTAATGGAGTAGTGGCTAATGTGGTATTAAATAAGACAAAAGGAAATAACAGTGGTTGGATAGTTATCACTTTGGGTTGGGGATTAGCTGTATTTACCGGAGTTGCAGTTGCAGGTCCTGTTTCTGGAGCACATCTTAACCCTGCGGTTACTATTGGTTTAGCTATTGCTGGTATGTTTGCATGGTCGAAAGTTGGTCTTTTTATTGCAGCTCAAATGCTGGGTGCGGCTATGGGAGCATTTCTTGTTTGGTTAATGTACCGCGATTACTTTAATGCTACAGAGGATGGCGGATCGAAATTAGCTTGTTTTTCTACCGGTCCAGCTATCAGAAACCTGACTAGTAATGTAATTAGCGAAATAATTGGAACTTTTGTATTGGTGTTTGTGATCTTTTATTTGGCAGGTCCATCATTGCAAGCGGCAGGAATGGAAGGTGCTAAGATAGGATTGGGAACATTGGGAGCTTTACCGGTTGCTTTATTGGTTGTTGCTATTGGTCTTTCACTTGGAGGAACTACTGGTTATGCAATTAATCCAGCAAGAGATTTGGGACCAAGAATTATGCATGCAGTTCTTCCAATGGACAATAAAGGAACAAGTGACTGGGGATATGCTTTAGTACCAGTTGTTGCACCTGTTTTAGGTGCTGCAATAGCTGCAACCCTTTTCATGTTCTTATAATAAAATTAACCACTACAAAAATTAACCTATCTATTGAGATTTGGATTACCATGTATTCCAAATCTTATCAGAATCTAATTCAATATTAATATGAAAAAAATTACATTTAAAATATCGGCACTATTGGTTCTGGTAATAATAATGGCTTCAAACCTTACTGTTAACGCACAAGGAAAAGTATCAGTTAGCCCATCGGTAACTACTCGTCATTACTGGAGAGGTATCATGGTAAGTAATACTGCTAACTTCGAAATGGATCTTGCTTACACGAACAATAACTTCACATTTGGAGCTTGGGGTGGATATGCATTCGATAATACTTATTCAGAGTTTGATTTCCACGTAGGATACAAGTTTAGTGATCATTTTAATGTTGCAGTTTGGGATTTATTCGCAAACAGAGATAGAGCTTCTATCGACGATTACAATTATCTTGACTTAGATAAAAGTACAACCAATCACTTGATTGATGCAAGTTTCAATTTTTATTTTACTGAGCAGTTTCCTTTAAGTCTTAGCGTAGCTACCATGCTTTACGGACGTGATTTAGATGCAGAAGGAAATCAGAATTATTCAACTTATGTTGAGTTTGGTTACCCAGTTAAAATAGGTGGAGAAACTGTTTCATTATTTGCAGGCCTTAATCCATTTGAAAATCAAGTTTACGGAGAGAGTTTTGGTTTCGTTAATATTGGAGCTTCAGCAACAAGAGAAATCAAAATTACCGATAGCTTTTCTTTAAATGCCTGGGCTAAAATTGGTGTTAACCCACAAGCTGAAACTGCTAACCTTATTTTAGGTATCGGTTTCTAAATTGGAACAATTAGTCAGAATACTGCTTTCTGATTTAATATAGGTTCGAAAATTAATTAACGATCAACATTAAAATCCCGCCTCTTTTTGGAAGGCGGGATTTTTTGTATTACCAAACTATTTCTTTGTATTCTACTGTTTCACTATTGATATCAAATCCATTGTTGGCTGTTGCACTTTCAAATTCGTATGCAAATACACCCACGAAATATGTAGTGCCAGCAGTTAATTGAGTATTCGAGTCCCAATTCTTTGAGTTTTCATTAAACTCATATTCTGTTGTTGATAATTGATTCGAAACATAAAGAACCTTACCATCTTTCTCAGACATAAATTTTACAACATAGATGTCTGCATTATCCAATTCATTCCAGGAAATATTAAACTTATGTCCATCTGTTGTATAGATGAAATCAGTAATTTCTATAGGCTCGATTCTAGAATCTAACAATTTATCTTGAACTTTAATTGTTTCTTGTCCTATCGAAACCATCTCAAATTTGTAAAAACCATTAGCAATATCTGTTGAGCTATAGTCTGTTACTTTAGGTAGAAGTCTAAATACTTTTTTATTTGTCATATAATCACCTAATACATAGTCCGGCGCATCATTTATAGGACTTTCCACCAATACTTCTGATAAATTTTTATTCGAGTAAGCATAAAAAAATGGAGCGAAATGTGTTTCATCACCTACTTTAATACAACGAACAAACACATCACCAATACCATCAAGTTCTGGTTCCTGATACTCATTTGTGTCGCAAGAAGGCAATATCGATATTGAAACCAATAGTAAAAGGCTAAATTTTAAACTTTTCATTTTTATAAATAATAAATTAATATTTCTGTTGATTTATCTTTTTGATGAGTAAAAAGGAGATTGGTTGCTTTGGGAGCTGTTATTTTTTAAATTTAATTTTGAAGTTCCATGGAGGGGAGATAAGAATGGAATACCTTTTAAAAAAAAAGCGTAATTTTAACGCAACCCATTTGTAATTACTGTAACTAACAGATAAATCTGTTTTGCTCTAAACCAAAAAAGAAGTTGGAAAACCATAAGTTGGATCAAATAATAAAGGATTGCATTAAGGGAAAATCGAAAGCACAAGAATTTCTCTATGTAGAATTTGCCTCTAAAATGTTGGGGGTATGTTTGCGCTATTCTAAAGATTTGGCTGAGGCTGAGGATACTTTGCAGGATGGGTTCATTAAAATTTTTCAGAATGTTAAATCCTATCAGTTTAAAGGTTCGTTTGAAGGATGGATGAGGAGAATAATGGTTAATACAGCACTGGAAAAATTTCGGAAAGCTAAGAAAATTCAGTTGGTAGAAGAAGCTATTGACACAGCAGATGAGGGTGATGTCAATTATTCCGAATCGGATATTTCCATAGATATTTTACTTAAAATGGTACAGGAATTACCAGATCGCTATCGTATGGTGTTTAGTCTGTATGTACTTGATGGATACCCGCACAATGAAATTGCTGAAGTGATGAATATTACTGTTGGAACATCAAAATCTAATTTGGCTCGGGGAAGAGCTATTTTAAAGCAAAAAGTGAGTGATTATTTGAAGGTAAAAGAGAATAATTTGAGAGTATGCTAAAGGACAACAAACATATTGACAGTCTTTTTGCTGATGGATTAAAAAATCTGTCTGTTCCACCGAATTCTAAAGTGTGGGAAGGAATAAACAGTCAATTAATGGCGGCAAAGAAAAAGCGGAGGATTGCTATTTACATATGGACTGGCATCGCAGCGTCGATACTTTTACTGTTAGCAATAGGTAATCAGTATTTTATCAGTCAGCCAAATTACAAAATGCAATTAAATACTGTTTCTGAAAATAGGACATCGCTTCAAAACAATTTTGAGTCGGAATTAAATCAGGATATAGATTCTAAAGCAAATAGTTCAACAAAAAAAGAGTTGACCAACAATGCGAACATTACAAATGAATCATATGTATTTGAAAATAAGCAAGATAACATAATTCTTGCAAATTCATCATCTATCAAAGCGAATTTAAATGAGACTAATTCGCTGGAAATTTTTGTCACGGGAAATTTGAACAGTAAGTTTAACAAGTTTTCAGATTCTAATAGTGCCAAAATTAGAAGATCGGATCCGGATATGGTTTTTCTATCAAAAGAAAAGGATTTGACCTTTTTAGATAGCGAATTTGTAAATCTATTGATGAATCGTACATTGGAAGAAAAACTTTCGAATTTTAAGAACGATCTTCCTAGTCAGTTGCTCCCCAATACGAGTCAATTATTTAAACAACAGGATTTAGTACTGTTGGCGGACGAAATGCAAATTCGAAAAAATATTTTGGCAATTGAGCAATTGGGGAGAGATAAAATTAAAGAAAATAAATGGTCGATTATCGGTCAAGTATCTTCAAGCTACTCTTCCTATTCAGGTGATAACAAAGGAAGTAATATTGAATCTGGGATTTGGAGCGTAGGAGGAGGAGCGAAAGTGAATTTTGCAATGAATGACAAATTTGCTTTTCAGACTGGAATTGTATACAATCGTTTTGGACAGGATTTGAATTCTGGTGGAGGCCATCGTGATTTAATGTATGCTGATGCAACTACGAATTCTGATGTAAATCTAATTCCGGAAGATAAATCGTTAATTAGAGAGGTTTCCTATCCTTCGGTAACTTCTGCAGGGCCAATACGGTTGAGTGGTGGTAGTAGTTTGCCACAGTCTACGCCTTCTGGAGAAGCATTTCTTAGTACCAATTCGTATTCATCATCAGCAGATTTAATTCAAAGTTTTAAAGCCATCGAAATACCTTTTTTGATGCGGTATAATCTCATTCAAAAAAGAGTTGGGATGTTTGTTTCGGGTGGTTTAAGTGCTAACATGATTGTTGGAAATGGAGTGTATGATCAATCAAATGGAGGAAATAAGAAAATTGGGGAGATTGAAGGAATACGAGCAACTAATTTTAGTTCTCAATTTAGTTTTGGATTGGAATACAGGCTGAATTCAAAACTTCAAATTGGATTGGAACCTTCGGTTAAATATTATCTGAATTCCATAAATACCAGTAGTCAGTATGATTACAAGCCGTATTCAATTGGTATCTTCACAGGAATTCGTTATGATTTCTAGAAATCTAATTTTTTTGTTGCAAAATGTAGCTGAGTCTTAACGTAAAGCTTATTTTTTTACTCAAGTGAATGCACAAGAACAAATTTTGCGAAAATGGATGCTAATTCCGATGTTTTTTTGGATAAGGCTATTTTAGGACGAGACAAAATAAGAAAAGTAAAAAGGTGCAGTGTTTTGAATTGCACCTTTCTAATTTTATTTCTATTTGAGTCTGTAATAAGGATTCTGATTTATTCAGGAATCTGTTGGCTTAAACAGTGCAATGTTCCAAAACCCCAAATTAAATCAATAGCACTGATGCCTATTATTTCTCTGTCAGGAAAACAATCGGCTATGATTTGTAAGGCAATACGGTCTTTACTGTCGTTGAATGTAGGAACAAGAACGCACTTATTTAGAATTAAAAAATTGGCATAACTGGCAGGTATTCGAATTCCATCGAATTCTAATTTGCCAGGCATTGGCAATTCCACAATATTGGGTTGTGTACCATCTTCCAGTCTGGCATTTTTTAATCTGGCTAAATTATCCTGCAAAGGCAAGTAGTTTGTATCCTCTTTGTTCGATTCAACAACCGTAATAATGGTGTTTTGGTTAACAAACCGGCACAAATCATCGATGTGTCCATGTGTATCGTCTCCGCCAATTCCATTTCCCAACCAAATGGTGTTTGTAATTCCCAAATATTCTTTAAAAACGGCTTCGTAATCTGATTTTGTAAATTCTGGATTTCGAACCTGAATTTTGGGATCCAGTAAACATTCTTCGGAAGTTAAAAGTGTTCCTTTTCCGTTGGTATCAATAGCTCCACCTTCCAATACAACAGGTTTTCCTTTGTAAATTGCTTGTGTTACAGGGATTTTTAGAAAGGCAGCTAATTTCTCAGGTACGGGTTTGTCTAATTGGAAATTTTTATATTTTGCCCAACCATTAAAGTTAAAGTTCAATGCCTCTCTCGATTCAGTTCCATTTTTTACGATAATAGGTCCAGAATCGCGCATCCAACTTCGATTCGTTTTATGTATTAAGTAATCGATATTCTCAAGATTCACATGAGCCGTTGCAAGCATGTCACTTACTTTTTGTTTTATTTTTTCATTGGCAACAACAAGTACTACCTGCTCAATACCGGCAATTTTCTTGATAAATTCAACAAATGCCCATTGTATCGCCTGATATTTTCCTGGCCAATCGTTCCCGTTGTGAGGAAAGCAAAGAATAATGCCTTGTTGTTTTTCCCATTCAGCCGGGAATCTTCTGTTTTGTGCGCTCATATTAATCAATTGCTCTTTTGGTAATTTCTCCGAATGCATCAATTCTTCTGTCTCTGAAAAAAGGCCAGTTTTGGCGAACATTCTCTTGTAAATCCAAGTCGACTTCAGCAATTAATATTTCTTCTTTATCATGAGAAGCCTGAGCTAATATTTCACCTTGCGGACCGGCTATAAATGAACCTCCCCAGAAAATAATCCCATTTGTGTCAGGAACATATTTTTCCAATCCTATTCGGTTTGCTGCAGCAACATAAATTCCATTTGCAACAGCATGACCTTTCATTACATTCATCCATGCGCCGTGTTGTTTTTCTCCAAACTCTTCAACTTCGTGCGGAGCCCAACCAATTGCAGTAGGATAAAATAAGATTTCAGCTCCCTTTAGTGCAGTTAATCTTGCAGCTTCGGGATACCATTGATCCCAGCAAATTAAGGTTCCTATTTTGCCCTTACTGGTATTTATGCTTTTAAAGCCTAAATCTCCCGGAGTAAAGTAGAATTTTTCGTAGAAATGGGGATCATCCGGAATGTGCATTTTTCGGTACAAGCCAGCTTCAGATCCATCGGTATCAATAATGTAAGCGCTGTTGTGATAGATGCCTGGCATTCTTTTTTCAAAAAACGGGACAATGATCACTACACCCAGCTCTTTTGCCAAAGCACTAAAAGCTGTAAATGAGGTACTGTACAAAGGTTCTGCTAAGGAAAAATTGTCAACATCTTCGCTTTGGCAAAAATAATGACTGTTGTATAATTCTGGTAATGATATTACCTCTGCTCCTTGTTTTGCAGCCTCTCTCACCCAGTTTAAACATTTTTTAAGGTTGTTTTCTGGTGTGTCGTTTAGGTTAAGCTGAATAACCGATACTTTATATTTTCTTTTCATCGTCTTTACTATTTCGGCATAAAAATAGTTCTTTTTA is a genomic window containing:
- a CDS encoding IS1182 family transposase, whose translation is MKLVPQKSHFKAYHQNQMILFPPSLSDFISSEHPVRTISSIIDGVQIDRILEKYSYTGAKAYHPKMMLKLLVYSYLCNVYSSRKIEQAASENVHFMWLSGMQKPDHNTIARFRSSRLKGVLKEVFSQVVLLLVDSGHIDLQTIYVDGTKIEANANKFSFVWGKAIQKNIQRMKDRLGELWDYTEQVAKSDLANVSKPDLSDVDPEKIEQTIETINEALRDKKVDAKKRRQLNYAKKNYADNLRKNEQKLKILEERNSYSKTDPDATFMRMKDDYMQNGQLKPGYNLQFSTQNQFIVNYSNHNNPTDTKTFIPHMKEVQQLYPDKLNSVCADSGYGSEENYEFLEAEGLTSFVKYNYFHKEQKKGAKTYCEFHPNNLFYDSKQDIYYCPMGQVMNLKKIKKEKSQAGHFKTIHVYQAQNCNGCPLRGMCHKAKGNRTIQINHRLNELRSKAREHLTSEEGLKHRSQRPVDVEAAFGNLKHNKGFKRFLLRGKEKVEIEMGLLALAINLKKMNSRKVA
- a CDS encoding glycerol-3-phosphate dehydrogenase/oxidase, encoding MERDRMIREIEKLDQKWDVIIVGGGASGLGAAIESATRGYKTLLLEQDDFAKGTSSRSTKLVHGGVRYLAQGNISLVLEALRERGLMKQNAPHLVKDQSFIIPNYTWWGTPYYTLGLTLYDLMAGKLSYGRSLPFSKKRTLKYIPTLQEKNLCGGVVYHDGQFDDARLAINMCQTFVENGGVALNYMKVDGLKKSNGKVNAVLVTDMESGSKYTLKAKVILNATGVFVDEIIKMDEPKARDIVKVSQGVHLVLDKEFVPGDYAIMIPKTDDGRVLFAVPWHNKVVVGTTDVHKDSAELEPRALEEEVNFILETAGRFLTKPPKRSDVRSVFAGLRPLAAPSGEGKKTKEISRGHKIVVSKSGMVTITGGKWTTYRQMAEDVVNTVSKTGNLPEKKSITRNLKIHGYKNGIDLKNPLHFYGSDEKNILDLAKKEDGLGDYLSKKLKVINAQVVWGARHEMARTVEDILSRRTRCLLLDAKESILIAPKVAELLAKELGYDKQWEENQIKEYSELASRYILQ
- the glpK gene encoding glycerol kinase GlpK produces the protein MKDKFILALDQGTTSSRAIVFNKKGEMISTAQKEFTQIFPQPGWVEHDANEIWFTQAGVAAEAITHAGVDGKSIASIGITNQRETTVVWDRETSEPIYNAIVWQDRRTSKYCDELRVAGHADMIQDKTGLIIDSYFSGTKVKWILDNVEGAREKAEAGKLAFGTIDSWLIWKLTKGEVHVTDVSNASRTLLYNINTLEWDTEMLELLNIPGSMLPEVKSSSEVYGYTTSTLFAHKVPIAGIAGDQQAATFGQMCIEPGSVKNTYGTGCFMLCNTGNKPVKSKNNLLTTIGWKINGETTYCLEGSIFMGGAIVQWLRDGLGIIKSSSDVEALATSVKDNGGVFMVPALTGLGAPHWDQYARGTIVGLTRGSTAAHIARAALEGIAFQVMDVLKSMEADAGIEIRELRVDGGAAINNLLMQFQSDMLDAPVYRPKTLETTALGAAYLAGLAVGYWEGIDDIKNQWQMDQKFEPTMAKDESKRLISGWNKALGRSKNWDIEA
- a CDS encoding MIP/aquaporin family protein; protein product: MSEFIAEFLGTMLLILLGNGVVANVVLNKTKGNNSGWIVITLGWGLAVFTGVAVAGPVSGAHLNPAVTIGLAIAGMFAWSKVGLFIAAQMLGAAMGAFLVWLMYRDYFNATEDGGSKLACFSTGPAIRNLTSNVISEIIGTFVLVFVIFYLAGPSLQAAGMEGAKIGLGTLGALPVALLVVAIGLSLGGTTGYAINPARDLGPRIMHAVLPMDNKGTSDWGYALVPVVAPVLGAAIAATLFMFL
- a CDS encoding RNA polymerase sigma factor, giving the protein MENHKLDQIIKDCIKGKSKAQEFLYVEFASKMLGVCLRYSKDLAEAEDTLQDGFIKIFQNVKSYQFKGSFEGWMRRIMVNTALEKFRKAKKIQLVEEAIDTADEGDVNYSESDISIDILLKMVQELPDRYRMVFSLYVLDGYPHNEIAEVMNITVGTSKSNLARGRAILKQKVSDYLKVKENNLRVC
- a CDS encoding agmatine deiminase family protein translates to MFAKTGLFSETEELMHSEKLPKEQLINMSAQNRRFPAEWEKQQGIILCFPHNGNDWPGKYQAIQWAFVEFIKKIAGIEQVVLVVANEKIKQKVSDMLATAHVNLENIDYLIHKTNRSWMRDSGPIIVKNGTESREALNFNFNGWAKYKNFQLDKPVPEKLAAFLKIPVTQAIYKGKPVVLEGGAIDTNGKGTLLTSEECLLDPKIQVRNPEFTKSDYEAVFKEYLGITNTIWLGNGIGGDDTHGHIDDLCRFVNQNTIITVVESNKEDTNYLPLQDNLARLKNARLEDGTQPNIVELPMPGKLEFDGIRIPASYANFLILNKCVLVPTFNDSKDRIALQIIADCFPDREIIGISAIDLIWGFGTLHCLSQQIPE
- a CDS encoding carbon-nitrogen hydrolase, whose product is MKRKYKVSVIQLNLNDTPENNLKKCLNWVREAAKQGAEVISLPELYNSHYFCQSEDVDNFSLAEPLYSTSFTAFSALAKELGVVIIVPFFEKRMPGIYHNSAYIIDTDGSEAGLYRKMHIPDDPHFYEKFYFTPGDLGFKSINTSKGKIGTLICWDQWYPEAARLTALKGAEILFYPTAIGWAPHEVEEFGEKQHGAWMNVMKGHAVANGIYVAAANRIGLEKYVPDTNGIIFWGGSFIAGPQGEILAQASHDKEEILIAEVDLDLQENVRQNWPFFRDRRIDAFGEITKRAID